From one Enterococcus sp. DIV2402 genomic stretch:
- a CDS encoding alpha/beta fold hydrolase, with the protein MKKALLYGSLIGAGIGFYALFRNRPETIAIEEELPFDEQGLLKTTTEDIFLVASDGLPLALSVVRPAYRPVKAVVQIIHGILEHRKRYLDFAHHLAENGYAVVISDNRGHGQSINEQFVLGYMPSTDRMVEDQANITTFIKQRFANKPVYLYGHSFGSMVARVYLQEHDAEIDKLLLTGTVQYEKNVKLACVIAEIANKVAGEHSFSWILKKLSDFGSDDKTWLTSNEEHVEKAMNDPWMIPGYDNRGVATIWQTNRELKRQVKFACQHPELPILSITGAEDWDITGGEQGLLDTENTLRQIGYRNIDIIDLPQMKHEVLNEIENKLVYQLIVDFFEGSLK; encoded by the coding sequence GTGAAAAAAGCCTTACTTTATGGGAGTCTAATTGGTGCTGGTATTGGATTTTATGCGTTATTCCGCAATCGACCAGAAACCATTGCTATTGAAGAGGAGCTCCCGTTTGATGAACAAGGACTACTTAAAACGACGACAGAAGATATTTTTTTGGTCGCATCAGATGGTCTACCATTAGCATTAAGTGTCGTGCGCCCAGCTTATCGTCCAGTAAAAGCTGTTGTTCAAATAATTCATGGTATTTTGGAGCATCGGAAACGTTATTTAGATTTTGCCCATCATTTAGCAGAAAATGGGTATGCCGTAGTCATCAGTGACAACCGTGGCCATGGTCAATCAATTAACGAGCAGTTTGTTTTAGGATATATGCCTAGTACAGATCGGATGGTTGAGGACCAAGCCAATATTACAACATTTATTAAACAGCGATTTGCAAATAAACCAGTCTATTTATATGGTCATTCGTTTGGTTCAATGGTAGCTCGCGTCTATTTACAAGAACATGATGCCGAAATTGATAAATTACTATTAACTGGAACCGTACAATACGAAAAAAATGTAAAATTAGCATGTGTAATTGCTGAAATAGCTAATAAAGTAGCTGGCGAGCATAGTTTTTCATGGATTTTGAAGAAATTATCTGATTTTGGCTCAGACGACAAAACCTGGTTAACCTCTAATGAGGAGCATGTAGAAAAAGCGATGAATGATCCTTGGATGATTCCAGGATATGACAATCGAGGGGTAGCGACTATTTGGCAAACAAACCGTGAACTAAAAAGACAAGTTAAATTTGCCTGTCAGCATCCAGAATTACCAATTTTAAGTATTACTGGTGCGGAAGATTGGGATATTACAGGTGGTGAACAAGGTTTACTTGATACAGAAAATACATTAAGACAAATCGGTTATCGTAATATTGATATTATCGATTTACCACAAATGAAACATGAAGTTCTCAATGAAATCGAAAATAAACTAGTGTATCAATTAATTGTAGATTTCTTTGAAGGGAGTTTAAAATGA
- a CDS encoding GNAT family N-acetyltransferase, with product MNIHLISKREAQLTCLVAVWESAVRATHLFLTEADIKELVPEVKQGLLAIDTLLGVYEEQQLVGFLGIQNEKIEMLFIDNDYRGKGYGKKLIEAALENYVIHWVDVNEQNPEALGFYQHMGFDIMQRSDMDEQGRPFPILHLKKA from the coding sequence ATGAATATTCATTTAATTAGTAAGCGTGAAGCGCAACTTACGTGTTTAGTTGCTGTTTGGGAATCGGCAGTCCGAGCGACACATTTATTTTTGACAGAAGCTGATATTAAAGAATTAGTGCCCGAAGTGAAACAAGGATTGCTAGCAATTGATACGTTGCTTGGCGTGTATGAAGAACAACAACTTGTTGGTTTTTTAGGAATTCAAAATGAAAAAATCGAAATGTTATTTATTGATAATGACTATCGTGGTAAAGGTTATGGTAAAAAATTAATAGAAGCAGCTTTAGAGAACTACGTGATTCATTGGGTGGATGTGAATGAACAAAACCCAGAAGCACTTGGCTTTTATCAACATATGGGGTTTGATATAATGCAACGCTCAGACATGGATGAGCAAGGACGTCCGTTTCCCATTTTACATTTAAAAAAAGCGTAG
- a CDS encoding penicillin-binding transpeptidase domain-containing protein — translation MTSKKIAMIVGTIVAIGALGGGTYWYFQGTKEREVKQLADNYVEALEKGSYEKMVESFNSTSIKNSGYTKEEVLDKYQLIFSALHTDNAKVSDVKIKKNKEEYTISYTVSFDTLLGKLEDVAYQTTVEFVDNQPVIDWAPSLIFPQMEGKDKINIQEDPAERGEIVDRNGEKLATNRDYQQLGLNPSKLGDGEEKEQRLQAISEAFSVSVDQLKERLSPEWATGDVFVPVKILYGNEESNPLKDLPEGAVIGHVNKRYYPLKEAAAHLIGYVSQVTQEDIEKDATLDETAVIGKAGLEATFDKQLRGESGGQIEILTEEGEVKAVLLEKERKNADPLKLTLDAKVQETAFKNLDNAPGSTVIMQPQTGDLLATVSSPSYDPNKMMLGMTQKEYDAYANDEKLPFMTRFTNRYAPGSTFKVITGAIGLDEGIIKPEEELAISGLKWQKDQSWGSYEVTRVKEASPINLEKALVYSDNIYFAQKTLELGEDKFREGLSRFIFDEELDLPFYMEPASLSNEKSFSTDILLADTGYGQGELLISPIQQAAMYSVFMNDGQLTYPRLMDYQKTEVKENVISKEAATTILADLVHSVSDEEGYVHQFYNPDFVLAAKTGTAEIKEKQDTTGIENSFLLYFDTENKQFMGITMVEDSRENGTAIEHSDDLVKYLEQEE, via the coding sequence ATGACATCAAAGAAAATAGCAATGATTGTCGGGACCATTGTTGCCATTGGCGCACTTGGTGGAGGGACTTATTGGTATTTCCAAGGAACAAAAGAACGAGAAGTTAAACAACTAGCCGATAACTACGTTGAAGCGTTAGAAAAGGGTTCTTATGAAAAAATGGTCGAGAGTTTCAATTCAACTTCTATTAAAAACAGTGGCTACACAAAAGAAGAAGTACTCGATAAATATCAACTTATTTTTTCTGCATTACATACGGATAACGCCAAAGTTTCTGATGTGAAAATTAAAAAAAATAAAGAAGAATATACGATCTCTTATACAGTGTCTTTTGATACTTTATTAGGTAAGTTAGAAGATGTTGCATACCAAACAACGGTAGAATTTGTGGATAATCAACCTGTCATCGATTGGGCACCTAGTCTGATTTTCCCACAAATGGAAGGAAAAGATAAAATTAATATCCAAGAGGATCCTGCAGAACGAGGAGAAATTGTGGATCGCAATGGTGAAAAGTTAGCAACGAATCGTGACTATCAACAATTAGGTTTAAACCCTAGTAAGCTAGGAGACGGAGAAGAAAAAGAACAACGTTTGCAGGCAATTAGTGAAGCATTTTCAGTTTCCGTCGATCAATTAAAAGAACGTTTATCGCCAGAATGGGCAACGGGAGATGTATTTGTCCCTGTGAAAATTTTATATGGCAATGAAGAAAGTAATCCGTTAAAAGATTTGCCAGAAGGAGCGGTCATTGGTCACGTCAATAAGCGTTATTATCCGTTAAAAGAGGCCGCGGCTCATTTAATTGGTTATGTGAGCCAAGTCACGCAAGAAGATATCGAAAAAGACGCAACTTTAGATGAAACAGCTGTGATTGGAAAAGCTGGTCTAGAAGCAACTTTTGATAAACAACTACGTGGCGAATCAGGTGGACAAATTGAAATTTTGACGGAAGAAGGCGAAGTAAAAGCGGTTTTATTAGAAAAAGAACGTAAAAATGCTGACCCCTTAAAATTGACTCTAGATGCTAAAGTTCAAGAAACAGCCTTTAAAAATCTAGACAATGCACCTGGTTCTACAGTAATCATGCAACCACAAACCGGTGATTTATTAGCGACAGTTAGCTCACCTTCTTACGATCCCAATAAAATGATGTTGGGAATGACTCAAAAAGAATACGATGCATATGCGAACGATGAAAAATTACCGTTCATGACTCGTTTTACGAACCGTTATGCACCTGGTTCCACATTTAAAGTCATTACGGGAGCAATTGGGCTAGATGAAGGCATTATTAAACCAGAAGAAGAATTAGCGATTTCAGGATTAAAATGGCAAAAAGATCAAAGTTGGGGTTCGTATGAAGTGACTCGCGTCAAAGAAGCTTCGCCAATTAATTTGGAGAAAGCGCTCGTTTATTCCGATAATATCTATTTCGCACAAAAAACTCTAGAGCTGGGTGAAGATAAATTCAGAGAAGGCTTGTCTCGTTTTATTTTTGATGAAGAGTTGGATTTGCCTTTCTATATGGAACCAGCGTCTCTTTCTAATGAAAAATCTTTTTCAACGGATATTCTGTTAGCTGATACAGGGTATGGTCAAGGAGAACTACTCATTTCGCCTATCCAGCAAGCAGCGATGTATAGTGTTTTTATGAATGATGGCCAATTAACTTATCCACGCTTAATGGATTATCAAAAGACGGAGGTCAAAGAAAACGTGATTTCCAAAGAAGCTGCAACAACCATCTTAGCTGATTTGGTGCACAGCGTTTCGGATGAAGAAGGCTATGTCCATCAATTTTATAATCCTGATTTTGTGTTAGCTGCAAAAACAGGAACGGCAGAAATCAAAGAAAAACAAGATACAACTGGCATTGAAAATAGTTTCTTGTTATATTTTGATACTGAAAACAAACAATTTATGGGAATTACGATGGTGGAAGATTCTCGAGAAAATGGGACCGCTATTGAGCATAGCGACGATTTAGTGAAGTATTTAGAACAAGAGGAATAA
- a CDS encoding gamma-glutamyl-gamma-aminobutyrate hydrolase family protein: MKPIIGIAGNERTMTMGETFWLSYTSRNFVEGIQDAGGLPLVLPIGQPEDAKRYIQRIDKLLLGGGHDVNPKLYGQEPHPYLEEINEKRDAFELKLIDEAIKQGKPIFGICRGMQLINVAFGGSLHQDISLFGPTSIKHVQESEMTKQTHLVRIKANSRLATFLPEDYSVNSYHHQTIKNVAPNFTVIAQAPDGIIEGIEANDLPILAIQWHPELTRNAFATEQQLFTYFVKEL, encoded by the coding sequence TTGAAACCAATTATTGGTATTGCTGGTAATGAACGTACGATGACTATGGGCGAAACGTTTTGGTTGTCTTATACCTCACGTAATTTTGTAGAAGGCATTCAAGATGCTGGAGGATTGCCGCTAGTCTTACCTATTGGACAACCTGAAGACGCAAAAAGATATATTCAACGAATTGATAAATTACTTTTAGGAGGCGGACATGATGTCAATCCTAAATTATATGGTCAAGAACCTCATCCTTATTTAGAAGAAATTAATGAAAAACGGGATGCTTTTGAATTAAAATTAATTGATGAAGCAATCAAGCAAGGAAAGCCAATTTTTGGGATTTGTCGAGGCATGCAACTAATAAACGTGGCTTTTGGTGGCAGTTTGCACCAAGATATTTCTTTATTTGGTCCCACATCTATTAAACACGTCCAAGAATCTGAAATGACGAAGCAAACGCATCTTGTTCGAATTAAAGCGAATAGTCGCTTGGCAACTTTTTTACCTGAAGATTATTCGGTTAATTCCTATCATCATCAAACTATCAAAAATGTTGCCCCTAATTTTACAGTAATTGCTCAAGCACCAGATGGTATTATCGAAGGAATTGAGGCCAACGATTTACCAATTTTAGCTATTCAATGGCATCCAGAATTAACTCGAAATGCTTTTGCAACTGAACAACAATTATTCACTTATTTTGTTAAAGAATTATAA
- a CDS encoding VOC family protein — MKMAHTCVRVKDLEASLDFYTKAFGFEESRRRDFPDAKFTLVYLTLPGDDYELELTYNYDHPGYDLGDGYGHIAISSDDVEGLHAKHKEAGFNVTDLKGLPGVPPSYYFIIDPDGYKIEVIRER, encoded by the coding sequence ATGAAAATGGCACACACATGTGTACGCGTAAAAGATTTAGAAGCATCTTTAGACTTCTATACAAAAGCATTTGGTTTTGAAGAAAGCCGTCGTCGCGATTTCCCAGATGCAAAATTCACATTAGTTTATCTAACATTACCTGGAGATGACTATGAACTAGAATTGACTTACAATTATGATCATCCGGGATATGATCTAGGTGATGGTTATGGCCATATTGCTATTTCATCTGATGATGTGGAAGGCTTACATGCTAAACACAAAGAAGCAGGCTTTAACGTAACTGATTTAAAAGGTTTACCAGGAGTTCCTCCTTCATATTATTTCATCATTGATCCAGATGGATACAAAATTGAAGTTATCCGCGAACGCTAA
- a CDS encoding NUDIX hydrolase, giving the protein MEKPIFGKKEINKVYKPRFGAYVVIHRENKQEIIIVQAPNGAYFLPGGEIEQGENHLQAINREMLEEVGFEVKVGNYLGEALEYFYSSHRDTYYEHPGYFYVVDEWEKVAEPTETTNELAWVTPADAMLLLKRGSHRWAVQEWLKEE; this is encoded by the coding sequence ATGGAAAAGCCGATTTTTGGAAAAAAAGAAATTAATAAGGTTTACAAACCGCGTTTTGGTGCCTATGTTGTGATTCATCGAGAAAACAAACAAGAAATTATTATTGTTCAAGCGCCAAATGGAGCCTACTTTTTACCTGGTGGTGAAATCGAACAAGGAGAAAACCATTTACAAGCCATTAATCGGGAAATGCTAGAAGAGGTTGGTTTTGAGGTGAAAGTAGGGAATTATTTAGGAGAAGCACTTGAATATTTCTATTCCAGCCATCGCGATACCTATTATGAACATCCAGGCTATTTTTATGTTGTGGATGAATGGGAAAAAGTAGCTGAACCAACAGAAACTACCAACGAGCTTGCTTGGGTAACACCAGCAGATGCGATGTTGTTATTAAAACGTGGCAGTCATCGTTGGGCAGTACAAGAATGGTTGAAAGAAGAATAA
- the yidA gene encoding sugar-phosphatase produces MSIKLIAIDIDGTLLNSHHQLTNEVHTALKQAEAQGVKIVLCTGRPLTGVESLLEELDLFSGNDYVITYNGSLVQRTHDKEIVSKFGLSHDDYLEIELLARKLGVHLHTETEDTMYTSNRDISPYTIHEASLVNMPLKYRTPEEMTEELSIIKMMMIDEPALLDEIIPLIPKSFMEKYTVVKSTPFFLEILNKEVHKGAALERLATHLGLDSSEVMALGDNENDVTMIEYAGLGIAMANATENVKNVADIITASNDEHGVAEAIKQYILNN; encoded by the coding sequence ATGTCAATTAAATTAATTGCTATCGACATCGATGGGACCCTATTGAATAGTCACCATCAATTAACAAATGAGGTGCACACAGCTTTAAAACAAGCAGAAGCGCAAGGCGTTAAAATTGTTTTATGTACCGGACGTCCTTTAACCGGAGTCGAATCTTTATTAGAAGAGTTGGATTTATTTAGCGGGAACGACTATGTTATCACATACAACGGTTCACTTGTTCAACGCACACATGATAAGGAAATCGTTTCAAAATTCGGTTTAAGCCATGATGATTATCTAGAAATCGAATTACTAGCCCGTAAATTAGGTGTTCATTTGCACACTGAAACAGAAGATACCATGTATACTTCTAATCGAGATATTAGTCCGTATACTATTCATGAAGCATCTTTAGTGAATATGCCATTAAAATATCGAACACCAGAAGAAATGACCGAAGAATTGTCAATTATCAAAATGATGATGATTGATGAACCAGCACTCTTAGATGAAATTATCCCACTTATTCCAAAAAGCTTTATGGAAAAATATACCGTGGTTAAAAGCACGCCATTCTTCTTAGAGATTTTAAATAAAGAAGTTCATAAAGGTGCTGCTCTAGAACGTTTAGCTACTCATTTAGGTTTAGATAGTTCAGAAGTTATGGCATTAGGGGACAACGAAAATGACGTTACAATGATTGAATATGCTGGCTTAGGTATTGCAATGGCCAATGCAACTGAAAATGTTAAAAACGTTGCAGATATTATTACTGCCTCAAATGATGAGCATGGTGTTGCCGAAGCGATTAAACAATATATATTAAATAACTAA
- a CDS encoding HD domain-containing protein, translating into MAIPYKFRKLPIEKVFRDPVHQYVHVQHQVIWDLINAKEFQRLRRIKQLGTSSFTFHGAEHSRFSHSLGVYEITRRICDVFKRNYSIDQLIDGWDDSERLIALCAALLHDVGHGPYSHTFEHIFHTNHEAITVEIITSPDTEIYQILNRVEDGFPEKVASVIMKTYPNPQVVQMISSQIDADRMDYLLRDAYFTGTEYGTFDLTRILRVIRPYKGGLAFSINGMHAVEDYIVSRYQMYVQIYFHATSRGMEVVLEHLLHRAHVLYKKDPRFFEKTSQLLLPFLEENFSLEDYLRLDDGVLNTYFNHWLDSNDPILNDLAVRFLNRKPFKSCRFYPDTQMPLIDKMKAIVSEVGFNAKYYTGINSNFDLPYDFYHPKHDKHRTQIELQQKDGTLVELSKVSPLVKALAGQEQGDHRFYFPKEMVDQSTQDNYDLFGESYQQFANHIHNGELVE; encoded by the coding sequence ATGGCTATTCCCTATAAATTTCGAAAATTACCTATAGAAAAAGTATTTCGTGATCCTGTCCACCAATATGTCCACGTCCAACATCAAGTAATCTGGGATTTAATTAATGCGAAAGAATTCCAACGTCTCCGTCGCATTAAACAACTAGGAACTTCTTCGTTCACTTTTCATGGCGCTGAACATAGTCGTTTTTCCCATTCGTTAGGCGTTTATGAGATTACTCGCCGAATTTGTGATGTCTTTAAACGAAATTATTCAATAGATCAACTTATTGATGGTTGGGATGATTCAGAACGTCTAATCGCTTTGTGTGCCGCCTTGCTCCACGATGTGGGTCATGGGCCTTATTCACACACCTTTGAGCATATTTTTCATACGAATCACGAAGCTATTACCGTTGAAATTATCACATCTCCTGATACTGAAATCTATCAAATTTTAAATCGCGTGGAAGACGGTTTTCCTGAAAAAGTTGCTAGCGTTATTATGAAAACTTATCCTAACCCTCAAGTGGTGCAAATGATTTCAAGTCAAATCGATGCTGACCGAATGGATTATTTGTTGCGAGATGCCTATTTTACAGGAACAGAATATGGAACTTTTGATTTAACACGTATTTTGCGCGTCATTCGTCCATACAAAGGTGGTCTTGCTTTTTCAATAAATGGCATGCATGCCGTGGAAGACTACATTGTCAGTCGCTATCAAATGTATGTACAAATCTATTTCCATGCAACATCGCGTGGAATGGAAGTTGTCCTAGAACATCTTCTTCATCGTGCGCATGTCTTATATAAAAAAGATCCTCGATTTTTTGAGAAGACGTCACAGCTTTTGTTACCGTTTTTGGAGGAAAATTTTTCCTTAGAAGATTACCTGCGCTTAGATGATGGCGTCTTGAACACGTACTTCAATCATTGGCTAGATAGTAATGACCCAATCTTAAATGATTTGGCTGTTCGCTTTTTAAATCGGAAACCTTTTAAATCTTGTCGTTTCTATCCAGATACACAAATGCCGTTAATTGATAAAATGAAAGCTATTGTATCTGAAGTCGGCTTTAATGCTAAATATTATACAGGGATTAATTCTAACTTTGATTTACCTTATGATTTTTATCATCCTAAGCATGACAAACATCGTACACAAATTGAATTGCAACAAAAAGATGGGACCTTGGTTGAATTATCAAAAGTTAGCCCACTAGTCAAAGCTTTAGCTGGTCAAGAACAAGGCGACCACCGTTTTTATTTTCCTAAAGAAATGGTTGACCAATCGACCCAAGACAACTATGATTTATTTGGAGAGTCATATCAACAATTCGCTAATCATATTCATAATGGCGAATTGGTTGAATAA
- a CDS encoding lipoate--protein ligase family protein, translating into MKQLFDQAIFTENNAYLPFALTDVFTEHASATSQEMIHFWQCDQTFILGMKDTRVPHLQQGLSQVFQDNYQSVVRNSGGLGVIADKGVLNVSLIFPREEHTTTDSAYEQMMDLTQQAFPELKVAAYEISNSYCPGTFDLSIDGKKIAGIAQRRVKNGVAVMMYLSVNGNQHQRGEVVRNFYQQSLKEKFGTDGYPAVDPACMTTIETALGQPMSIQQTKERFIQTLNIQPTAIDPLHWVKEALHAELLEKKLASMKQRNLQIKELHDGYSL; encoded by the coding sequence ATGAAGCAATTATTCGATCAAGCAATATTTACGGAAAACAATGCGTATCTTCCCTTTGCCTTAACAGATGTCTTTACGGAACATGCTAGTGCAACCTCACAAGAAATGATTCATTTTTGGCAATGTGACCAAACATTTATTTTAGGAATGAAAGATACGCGTGTTCCTCATCTACAACAAGGTTTGTCACAGGTTTTTCAAGATAATTATCAATCAGTCGTCAGAAATTCTGGTGGCTTAGGTGTCATTGCAGATAAAGGTGTCTTAAATGTCTCACTGATTTTTCCTAGAGAAGAACATACTACGACTGATAGTGCCTACGAACAAATGATGGACTTAACGCAGCAAGCATTTCCCGAATTAAAGGTAGCTGCTTATGAAATTAGTAATTCTTATTGCCCAGGAACCTTTGACTTGAGTATTGATGGAAAAAAAATTGCTGGCATTGCTCAACGACGAGTCAAAAATGGCGTGGCAGTTATGATGTATCTCAGTGTTAATGGCAATCAACATCAACGTGGCGAAGTTGTCCGTAATTTCTATCAACAAAGCCTAAAAGAAAAATTTGGGACAGATGGCTATCCGGCCGTTGATCCCGCTTGTATGACAACCATTGAAACAGCACTAGGACAACCAATGTCGATTCAGCAAACAAAAGAACGATTCATCCAAACACTAAATATTCAACCTACAGCTATTGATCCGCTGCATTGGGTCAAAGAAGCGTTGCATGCTGAATTACTAGAAAAAAAATTAGCTAGTATGAAACAACGCAATTTACAAATAAAGGAGTTACATGATGGCTATTCCCTATAA
- a CDS encoding DUF1934 family protein: MDLTKGIPVAIRLKTEVTQNNELQEFLFELSGQVVKMGDTLYIRYKEVQEDQSEVPVTMKLSPDGTIQLIRSGEMRLRLKFVYREKADTSYQTPYGVMFFSTYTNNLHFSLKDQPTSGKVSIDYDLFTAGDKIGEYKLSLEFTA, encoded by the coding sequence GTGGATTTAACTAAAGGAATACCTGTTGCCATTCGCTTGAAAACAGAAGTAACCCAAAACAATGAATTACAAGAATTTTTATTTGAACTATCTGGACAAGTTGTCAAGATGGGAGATACGCTTTATATCCGTTATAAAGAAGTTCAAGAAGATCAATCTGAAGTGCCTGTTACAATGAAGCTTTCACCTGATGGCACCATTCAATTGATTCGTTCTGGCGAAATGCGTCTGCGTTTAAAATTTGTTTATCGAGAAAAAGCAGATACGAGTTATCAAACTCCATATGGCGTGATGTTTTTCAGTACATACACCAATAATCTTCATTTTAGTTTAAAAGACCAACCGACTTCTGGGAAAGTGTCTATTGATTACGATTTATTTACAGCAGGCGATAAAATCGGTGAGTATAAACTCTCATTAGAATTTACTGCTTGA
- the rpoE gene encoding DNA-directed RNA polymerase subunit delta, whose protein sequence is MEINVFEGVNRNELSMIEVAYAILSQKGDVMDFSDLVNEIQTYLGKSDSDIRDSLAQFYTDLNIDGSFISLGDNRWGLRSWYAIDSIDEEVNHGIDEDDEDAPRRRKRKKVNAFISDDEDAIDYNDDDPEDTDLTDEEDDDDLFDDDDEDEEIAAYNSDLQEIGATNDDDEEELPGSIEEDLTIIDDDDDDEFDDEEEEL, encoded by the coding sequence TTGGAAATTAATGTATTTGAAGGTGTAAATAGAAACGAATTATCCATGATTGAAGTTGCCTATGCAATTTTGTCTCAAAAAGGCGATGTAATGGATTTTTCAGATTTAGTAAATGAGATTCAAACCTATTTAGGGAAATCTGATAGCGATATTCGTGATTCATTGGCGCAGTTTTATACAGACTTAAACATTGATGGTAGTTTCATTTCTTTAGGTGATAATCGTTGGGGCTTACGTTCATGGTATGCCATTGATTCGATTGACGAAGAAGTAAACCATGGAATTGACGAAGATGACGAAGATGCACCACGCCGTCGTAAACGTAAGAAAGTAAATGCCTTTATTAGTGATGATGAAGATGCTATTGACTACAACGATGATGATCCAGAAGATACAGATCTAACTGATGAAGAAGATGATGATGATTTATTTGATGATGACGATGAAGATGAAGAAATCGCAGCATATAACTCTGATTTACAAGAAATTGGCGCAACCAACGATGATGATGAAGAAGAACTTCCAGGAAGTATTGAAGAAGACTTAACAATCATTGACGATGATGACGACGATGAATTTGATGACGAGGAAGAAGAATTATAA
- a CDS encoding DUF998 domain-containing protein gives MNKVRFNLPKEIVEKSKLIKWSEGEGELDVNTGVLTIKEKETTMSSQTISLRLFFVPSFLSAFLFFLYYYFTKRTQIALSGYDSIGFMLSILGTLTGLLTLTLIFTSIKKGKRFSQAKNLYWRNFPALFISLGIMLFLGSLFLFRILRYMFPGLVFDLYTATGLYFVSIAIINYFIIYIVMELTPLLLTNILTFVIIGGVVGAMVTNRENQWWQHNFSFLGTSEATNRWQFNLTLVLSAILMIALIDYIFVNLQERYPGMKLQILRWLLILIAVNLGGVGMFPYKEGSLSAVIHNHVAANLVYLVILLIVTLPWLLPRITREFKITSFIVMGLLVLCVFLFMGVHYLSLTAFEFLAFLVAFVWLLMFFQFLQFLVLESPEHRLVIEIKDSENER, from the coding sequence ATGAATAAAGTACGTTTTAATCTTCCAAAAGAAATAGTTGAAAAATCAAAATTAATCAAATGGTCAGAAGGAGAAGGGGAATTAGATGTAAATACAGGTGTTTTGACAATAAAAGAAAAAGAAACTACTATGAGTAGCCAAACTATTTCATTACGTTTGTTTTTTGTTCCATCCTTTTTGTCTGCCTTCTTGTTTTTTCTTTATTATTATTTTACAAAACGAACCCAAATTGCTTTGTCAGGGTATGACTCAATAGGTTTTATGTTGTCAATCTTAGGAACACTCACAGGTCTTTTGACATTGACACTTATTTTTACCAGTATAAAAAAAGGCAAGCGGTTTTCTCAAGCTAAAAATTTATATTGGCGTAATTTTCCAGCATTATTTATTTCATTAGGCATTATGTTATTCTTAGGAAGTCTTTTTCTCTTTCGAATCTTACGTTATATGTTTCCTGGATTAGTTTTTGATTTATACACTGCTACAGGGCTTTATTTTGTCAGTATAGCAATTATTAATTACTTTATTATTTATATTGTAATGGAATTGACCCCATTGTTATTAACTAATATTTTGACCTTTGTAATTATTGGTGGTGTCGTTGGTGCGATGGTAACTAATCGAGAAAATCAGTGGTGGCAACATAATTTTAGTTTTTTAGGTACCAGCGAAGCGACAAACCGTTGGCAATTCAATCTCACCTTAGTTTTATCGGCCATTTTGATGATTGCATTAATTGATTATATTTTTGTGAATTTGCAAGAACGATATCCAGGAATGAAACTTCAGATTTTACGCTGGCTATTAATTTTGATTGCTGTAAATTTAGGTGGTGTAGGGATGTTTCCATATAAAGAAGGTTCTTTATCGGCTGTGATTCATAATCATGTTGCCGCAAACCTTGTTTATTTAGTTATTCTGTTAATTGTCACATTACCTTGGTTATTACCTAGAATTACAAGAGAATTTAAAATCACTTCATTTATTGTGATGGGATTGCTTGTTTTATGCGTATTTTTGTTTATGGGTGTTCATTATCTATCATTAACAGCTTTTGAGTTTCTAGCATTTTTAGTAGCTTTTGTTTGGCTATTGATGTTTTTCCAGTTTTTACAATTCTTGGTTCTTGAATCGCCAGAACATCGTTTGGTCATTGAAATTAAAGACTCTGAAAATGAACGATAG